The following are encoded together in the Vanrija pseudolonga chromosome 7, complete sequence genome:
- the HHT1 gene encoding Histone H3 — protein MHRHPTTAAGGDGDNQPRLDTAFSPSSPTIPHILTCLQQTARKSTGGKAPRKQLAAKAARKSAPSAATGGVKKPHRYRPGTVALREIRRYQKSTELLIRKLPFQRLVREIAQDFKTDLRFQSSAIGALQEAAEAYLVSLFEDTNLAAIHAKRVTIQPKDLQLARRLRGERS, from the exons ATGCATAGGCA ccccaccaccgcagcaggtggtgacggcgacaACCAACCTCGCCTCGACACCGCTTTCTCCCCATCATCGCCAACCATCCCGCACATACTAACATGTCTACAGCAAACCGCCCGCAAGTCCACCGGTGGCAAGGCGCCCCGTAAGCAGC tcgctgccaaggccgcccGCAAGTCGGCTCCCTCGGCCGCTACCGGCGGTGTCAAGAAGCCCCACCGTTACCGCCCCGGTACCGTCGCTCTTCGTGAGATTCGTCGTTACCAGAA gTCGACCGAGCTCCTCATCCGCAAGCTCCCCTTCCAGCGTCTCGTCCGTGAGATTGCCCAGGACTTCAAGACCGACCTCCGCTTCCAGTCGTCGGCCATTGGTGCCCTCcaggaggctgccgaggcctACCTCGTCTCGCTCTTCGAGGACACCAACCTTGCGGCCATCCACGCCAAGCGTGTCACCATCCAGCCCAAGGAcctccagctcgcccgccgtctccgcggcgagcgctCGTAA
- the MID1 gene encoding Stretch-activated cation channel MID1 — protein sequence MAIMALSSSSSKQATMEAGPSSKRASVSPRIPVASSLLRTVGLVALLLAVLAPEAAAQESSSQSETQSTHSSATASESGSHSQSGSSASHASTASSAVAPAPTPTGSAPAAAPTLNVTELHSNFTLPPLNRTHPAVVVQFPQGLNALSVVFNIASLGSNTSELPRVFVSTGSEDGGAGYDYVIDKAKDDPASGGTWLGDWNRRDGDHDAWEISWDQGFGNWTYGLDFHTQKFDPNAPSVKPSILIGRGIQDDITLSPSAISDGNVEVFVLVSDTYDNSTGIPGMSAETPLLGDTTQSSVLLFSPVLLHESIAEPLFPNYSLPKAEVDLPQWDEADTVTKNTRFVILPTTLSPVSVGLGNSIAAIDKVVRDHNLTVLNATSSGTQWMNVENSDGFRYWGFFQGLQPETNYTAWMVEQDTFIKSEPSWFATKEATFACPIVLPNAMCPGIGYASPVAPLNASGDALSAIPDAFAQVLEENLQGFEVSLMSMACGRDRYSWSSTCLDCYMAYRDWLCRIVVPQCASNNPPDFVDADPNGPDSPFVVPRTNSSRRNPDPFPAYATDYNELQPCISTCTAVDRTCPPSLQFYCPHRNFNANESYAYIGKNNMKNDGVGANGWPATDTWGNRWCNA from the exons ATGGCCATTATGGCATtatcatcatcatcatcaaaACAGGCAACCATGGAAGCGGGGCCTTCGAGCAAGAGGGCATCAGTGTCGCCAAGAATACCagtcgcctcgtcgctgctccgaacagtcggcctcgtcgccttgcTCCTGGCCGTTTtggcgcccgaggcggcagcgcaAGAGTCGTCAAGTCAATCAGAGACCCAGTCGACCCACTCGTCAGCCACCGCCTCGGAGAGCGGGAGCCACAGCCAGTCTGGGAGCTCGGCATCACACGCatcgaccgcgtcgagcgccgtaGCGCCAGCACCAACCCCGACAGGCTCTGCGCCtgcggccgcgccgacgctgaaCGTCACGGAACTGCATTCAAACTTTACGCTACCTCCCTTGAACCGGACGCACCCcgctgtggtggtgcagTTTCCACAGGGCCTCAACGCGCTCTCGGTCGTGTTCAACATTGCGTCGCTTGGCTCCAACACCTCCGAGCTCCCGCGTGTCTTTGTGTCCaccggcagcgaggacggAGGCGCGGGATACGACTACGTGatcgacaaggccaaggacgatccggcgagcggcggcacTTGGCTTGGAGACTGGAACCGCCGCGATGGGGACCACGACGCATGGGAGATCTCATGGGACCAGGGGTTCGGCAACTGGACATATGGGCTCGACTTTCATACCCAGAAGTTTGACCCCAATGCGCCGAGCGTCAAGCCCAGTATTCTTATCGGGCGCGGTATCCAAGACGACATTACGCTCAGCCCGTCAGCGATCAGCGATGGCAACGTCGAGGTGTTTGTCCTCGTGTCGGACACTT ATGACAACTCGACGGGCATTCCTGGAATGTCGGCCGAGACGCCGTTGCTGGGCGATACGACGCAGAGCTCAGTGCTGTTATTCTCGCCAGTGCTGCTGCACGAGTCGATCGCCGAGCCGCTGTTCCCAAACTACTCGCtgcccaaggccgaggtggatCTCCCGCAATGGGACGAGGCGGACACGGTGACCAAGAACACGAGATTCGTCATCCTcccgacgaccttgtcgcccgTATCCGTGGGGCTGGGCAACTCGATCGCTGCGATCGACAAGGTAGTGCGCGACCACAACCTCACGGTGCTCAATGCCACAAGCTCGGGCACGCAGTGGATGAATGTCGAGAACTCGGACGGCTTCAGGTATTGGGGCTTCTTCCAGGGCCTGCAGCCAGAGACCAACTACACGGCGTGGATGGTGGAGCAGGACACGTTTATCAAGAGCGAGCCGTCGTGGTTCGCCACCAAGGAGG CCACGTTCGCCTGCCCAATTGTGCTTCCCAATGCGATGTGCCCAGGAATCGGCTACGCATCACCCGTCGCCCCATTGAATGCGAGCGGCGATGCCCTCAGTGCAATCCCAGACGCTTTTGCTCAAGTCCTGGAAGAGAACCTCCAAGGGTTCGAAGTCTCGCTCATGTCCATGGCGTGCGGGCGAGACCGATACTCGTGGAGCTCGACCTGCCTCGACTGCTACATGGCGTACCGTGACTGGCTGTGCCGCATCGTTGTGCCCCAGTGTGCGTCCAACAACCCACCCGACTTTGTGGACGCCGACCCCAACGGCCCGGACAGCCCGTTCGTTGTACCCCGAAccaacagcagcaggcgcaaCCCCGACCCGTTCCCGGCCTACGCGACCGACTACAACGAACTGCAGCCATGCATCTCGACGTGTACGGCGGTTGATCGCACGTGCCCGCCATCGCTCCAGTTCTACTGCCCGCACCGCAACTTCAACGCCAACGAGAGCTACGCGTACATTGGAAAGAATAACATGAAGAacgacggcgtcggagcCAACGGATGGCCAGCAACCGACACCTGGGGCAACAGGTGGTGCAACGCGTAA
- the pab1_1 gene encoding Polyadenylate-binding protein, cytoplasmic and nuclear: MVNSYTPYPSLPPVNYRDQPSPVIDQSTMSRPHPFIGQPIIFLSAIPPGVHENDLIDVLQRDGITSVSVNIHDAVPYNERVWPDVYYDWMPRNGTLQFHHLHEGQYVQAGTSGPSRPYGQIDFCNLLVKNLDSDISGHYLGEMFNQLGRVTNARVMRDDQGRSRGFGFVAFMTAAEAAHALEKMNNTQFGSQRITVQYHQHRKGAGPKPNRRFSANATTPDSHNITAMGSPRGGRFGSPRPPLPLLGETNRNRKQSKDGSIEGAVMKKNNGDKVPQPKRSPAELDARLRAEIARIDPTDAGTIMAIMKASFQNGDLERCLESKALLVTHYGTAKKMLARHHQTEHKPTPVSPEKNEEDSKTQSMPPPPEESPKIEVKMDVRPASAAPRVEPSKPVTVAVDKLSLPALSSMSAEGIVNILKGPDGDALLKNLGVVKAPRPDPPGSPDWTQDLASKSPAERKVLICRQMCMVVDNKSIGGKSKAMKIARDIVNAESNEQALCQLVRYPAILQAKFFALAQKSFASASTWV; this comes from the exons ATGGTCAATAGCTACACCCCGTACCCATCCCTTCCTCCTGTCAACTACCGGGACCAGCCGTCGCCGGTAATCGATCAGAGCACAATGTCTCGCCCTCACCCATTCATC GGGCAGCCCATAATCTTCCTCAGTGCAATTCCCCCGGGTGTGCACGAGAACGATCTAATCGATGTACTCCAGAGGGACGGGATCACCTCGGTCTCGGTCAACATCCACGACGCTGTCCCCTACAATGAGCGCGTGTGGCCAGACGTGTACTATGACTGGATGCCTCGGAATG GCACTCTCCAGTTCCATCATCTGCATGAAG GTCAGTACGTCCAAGCCGGCACCAGCGGGCCATCTCGCCCATATGGGCAGATTGACTTCTGCAACCTCCTGGTTAAG AACTTGGACAGTGACATCAGCGGGCACTACCTAGGCGAGATGTTCAACCAG TTAGGTCGAGTTACGAATGCGCGGGTGATGCGCGACGACCAGGGCAGGTCTCGTGGGTTCGGCTTTGTTGCCTtcatgacggcggcggaag CCGCTCACGCCTTGGAGAAGATGAACAACACTCAGTTCGGCAGCCAGCGCATCACTGTTCAGTACCATCAGCATCGCAAGGGGGCTGGCCCGAAGCCGAACAGGCGCTTCAGTGCCAATGCAACTACTCCCGACTCGCACAACATT ACGGCTATGGGCTCTCCGCGTGGTGGTCGTTTCGgttcgcctcgcccgcccttGCCTCTTCTCGGTGAGACCAACCGAAACCGCAAGCAATCCAAGGACGGTTCCATCGAGGGTGCCGTCATGAAGAAGAACAATGGCGACAAGGTGCCCCAGCCCAAGCGAAGCCCCGCTGAGCTCGATGCCCGACTGAGGGCAGAGATCGCTCGTATCGATCCCACGGATGCTGGCACCATCATGGCTATCATGAAGGCATCGTTCCAGAATGGTGATCTCGAGCGATGCCTCGAAAGCAAGGCCCTGCTTGTGACTCACTACGGAACCGCCAAGAAGATGCTCGCTCGTCACCACCAGACTGAGCACAAGCCGACCCCAGTGTCACCAGAGAAGAACGAGGAGGATTCCAAGACTCAGTCGATGCCCCCTCCACCAGAGGAGAGCCCGAAGATTGAGGTCAAGATGGACGTGAGGCCAGCATCTGCGGCCCCCAGGGTGGAACCCTCCAAGCCGGTGACAGTGGCAGTCGACAAGTTGAGCCTACCAGCACTGAGCTCGATGTCGGCAGAGGGCATTGTCAACATCCTTAAAGGCCCTGACGGTGATGCCCTCCTCAAGAACCTGGGTGTGGTCAAGGCTCCACGCCCTGATCCTCCTGGCTCGCCTGACTGGACGCAGGACCTCGCATCCAAGTCTCCGGCTGAGCGCAAGGTGCTCATCTGTCGCCAGATGTGCATGGTGGTCGAC AACAAGAGCATTGGCGGCAAGAGCAAGGCAATGAAAATTGCCCGCGATATTGTCAACGCCGAGAGTAATGAGCAGGCTCTCTGCCAGTT GGTTCGCTATCCTGCCATCCTCCAAGCCAAGTTCTTCGCCCTAGCTCAAAAGTCATTCGCCTCTGCCTCCACCTGGGTGTAG